A region of Pyxidicoccus parkwaysis DNA encodes the following proteins:
- a CDS encoding histone deacetylase family protein, with the protein MSVWDWLASFVPGGTHGVPIFYDENYRLPLSGIESTVGIEPRGVDFTTWYLMEKGVVRPEDVHRPLPVSYAQMARVHDAEYLESLGRPETLARIFAADPSEVPVDTLLSNVRLVCGGTLGAARLALARRGPVVNMAGGFHHAAPGRGGGFCAVNDIAVALAALQADGFDGQAVVLDLDAHPPDGTAECLTGHERAWIGSLSGSDWGALPLEVDETRVPEGSSDLDYLALLEGLLARMPKPDVAFVIAGGDVLKGDRFGRVGLTLEGARRRDMALAHALRGVPSVWLPGGGYHAESWKVFAGSVLVLAGKGTKRITARYDPLSARYQRISRLLTQEGPQAEEPLTLEDLEGSLGLGGAIQPRVLGYYTAQSLEYMLFRYGLLSQVERLGYHRLRVEVGSTGAGDRIKVLGRTGGQEHLLVDCVVERRPVAGEPFLFVNWLSLRHPRARFSERRPQLPGQDVPGLGMSREATEMLLLMAKRLALTGVAFRPMWFHLAALARSRFRFADPLRQGRFEAMVRDLSSRPLLEMTRAVVDGHVLLNGEPYRWEPDDMVSRLVPSAADLEHIAEERERCHFTVNGAS; encoded by the coding sequence ATGAGCGTCTGGGATTGGCTCGCGAGCTTCGTGCCCGGCGGCACCCACGGGGTGCCCATCTTCTACGACGAGAACTACCGGCTCCCGCTCAGCGGCATCGAGTCCACCGTCGGCATCGAACCGCGCGGCGTGGACTTCACCACGTGGTACCTCATGGAGAAGGGCGTGGTGCGCCCGGAGGACGTGCACCGTCCGCTGCCGGTGAGCTACGCGCAGATGGCCCGCGTGCACGACGCGGAGTACCTGGAGTCGCTCGGCCGCCCGGAGACGCTGGCGCGCATCTTCGCCGCGGACCCGTCCGAGGTGCCGGTGGACACGCTGCTGTCCAACGTGCGGCTCGTGTGCGGCGGGACGCTCGGGGCGGCGCGGCTGGCGCTGGCTCGACGGGGTCCGGTGGTGAACATGGCGGGCGGCTTCCACCACGCGGCGCCGGGCCGGGGCGGCGGCTTCTGTGCCGTCAATGACATCGCGGTGGCGCTGGCGGCGCTGCAAGCGGACGGCTTCGACGGGCAGGCGGTGGTGCTGGACCTGGACGCGCACCCGCCCGACGGCACGGCGGAGTGTCTGACGGGGCACGAGCGCGCGTGGATTGGCTCGCTGTCCGGCAGCGACTGGGGCGCGCTGCCGCTGGAGGTGGACGAGACGCGCGTGCCGGAGGGCAGCAGCGACCTGGACTACCTCGCGCTGCTGGAGGGGCTGCTGGCGCGCATGCCGAAGCCGGACGTGGCCTTCGTGATTGCGGGCGGGGATGTGCTCAAGGGAGACCGCTTCGGCCGCGTGGGGCTGACGTTGGAGGGAGCGCGGCGCCGGGACATGGCGCTGGCGCATGCGCTGCGCGGCGTGCCCAGCGTGTGGCTGCCGGGCGGTGGCTACCATGCCGAGTCGTGGAAGGTCTTCGCGGGCTCGGTGCTGGTGCTGGCGGGCAAGGGCACGAAGCGCATCACAGCGCGGTATGACCCGCTGAGCGCGCGCTACCAGCGTATCTCCCGGCTGCTGACGCAGGAGGGGCCGCAGGCGGAGGAGCCGCTGACGCTGGAGGACCTGGAGGGCTCGCTGGGGCTGGGCGGTGCGATTCAGCCCCGGGTGCTCGGCTACTACACGGCGCAGTCGCTGGAGTACATGCTGTTCCGCTACGGCCTGCTGTCGCAGGTGGAGCGGCTGGGCTACCACCGGCTGCGCGTGGAGGTGGGCTCCACCGGGGCGGGGGACCGCATCAAGGTGCTGGGCCGCACGGGCGGTCAGGAGCACCTGCTGGTGGACTGCGTGGTGGAGCGGCGCCCCGTGGCGGGCGAGCCCTTCCTCTTCGTCAACTGGCTGAGCCTGCGCCATCCGCGCGCGCGCTTCAGCGAGCGGCGGCCGCAATTGCCGGGGCAGGACGTGCCGGGGCTCGGCATGTCTCGCGAGGCCACGGAGATGCTGCTGCTGATGGCGAAGCGGCTGGCCCTGACGGGCGTGGCGTTCCGGCCCATGTGGTTCCACCTGGCCGCGCTGGCGCGCTCGCGCTTCCGCTTCGCGGACCCGCTGCGGCAGGGGCGCTTCGAGGCGATGGTGAGGGACTTGTCCTCACGCCCGCTGCTGGAGATGACGCGCGCGGTGGTGGATGGCCACGTGCTGCTCAATGGCGAGCCGTACCGCTGGGAGCCGGACGACATGGTGTCGCGCCTGGTGCCCTCGGCGGCGGACCTGGAGCACATCGCCGAGGAGCGCGAGCGCTGCCACTTCACGGTGAACGGGGCGAGCTAG
- a CDS encoding lipase family alpha/beta hydrolase produces the protein MQSFRSLCLAVVALCLGALPAHAADTYTKTRYPIVLAHGMAGFDSLFGVLDYFHGIPSTLASGGARVYVTQVPSFQSTEARGEALLAQVEDIVARTGCGKVNLIGHSHGGLDVRYVASVRPDLVASVTTVGSPHKGAELANYLRRNLAPGGFSEGVLSFFTNRLGTVLGLLSGYSRPQDAVKGLDALTGTGLSRYNTTFPSGIPATSCGQGVATGKNGQRYYSWSGTGVLTNVLDVSDGALGLSSLVYGESNDGLVGRCSSHFGTVIRDNYGMNHADEINQVLGLTNLFESDPKSVYRAHANRLKNAGL, from the coding sequence ATGCAGTCGTTCCGTTCGCTCTGTCTGGCCGTCGTGGCGTTGTGCCTGGGGGCGCTGCCCGCTCACGCGGCGGACACGTACACGAAGACGCGCTACCCGATTGTCCTGGCGCACGGCATGGCGGGCTTCGACTCGCTGTTCGGCGTGCTGGACTACTTCCACGGCATTCCGTCCACGCTGGCCTCGGGAGGGGCGCGCGTGTACGTGACGCAGGTGCCGTCGTTCCAGTCCACGGAGGCGCGCGGCGAGGCGCTGCTGGCGCAGGTGGAGGACATCGTCGCGCGCACGGGCTGCGGGAAGGTGAACCTCATCGGCCACAGCCACGGCGGTCTGGACGTGCGCTACGTGGCGTCGGTGCGGCCGGACCTCGTCGCGTCGGTGACGACGGTGGGCTCGCCGCACAAGGGCGCGGAATTGGCGAACTACCTGCGCCGCAACCTCGCGCCGGGAGGCTTCTCCGAGGGCGTGCTGTCGTTCTTCACCAACCGGCTGGGCACGGTGCTGGGGCTGCTCTCCGGCTACAGCCGCCCGCAGGACGCGGTGAAGGGGCTGGACGCGCTCACGGGCACGGGGCTGTCTCGCTACAACACCACGTTCCCCTCGGGCATCCCGGCGACGTCGTGTGGCCAGGGCGTGGCCACGGGGAAGAATGGACAGCGGTACTACTCGTGGTCCGGCACGGGTGTGCTCACCAACGTGCTGGACGTGAGCGACGGAGCACTGGGCCTGTCCTCGCTGGTCTACGGCGAGTCCAATGACGGCCTCGTGGGCCGGTGCAGCTCGCACTTCGGCACCGTGATTCGCGACAATTACGGGATGAACCACGCGGATGAAATCAACCAGGTGCTCGGCCTCACCAACCTGTTCGAGAGCGACCCGAAGTCCGTGTACCGCGCGCACGCCAACCGGCTGAAGAACGCGGGGCTGTGA
- a CDS encoding serine/threonine-protein kinase has product MLCELCLSDHPEDVLCENVHWTQASRSTQEVEPPPVDLTGQTLGHYRLMRRLGAGGMGTVYLAEQTRIGARVAVKVLHPHLAQDESLCARFYAEARTVNVVGHPHIVHIFDISEAPGGIHYFVMEYLEGVPLSHLPRPVDAAQLVPLLAQACDALDAAHRCGVVHRDLKPDNLFVVRHATEPPSLRVLDFGVAKAHRPDNEDVTAAGIVLGTPAYMAPEQWAGQPVDGRADIYALAVTAYYVATGQLPFERGQMAELALASGPVGPLPPHVLVPSIPPALSEVLLRALARRCEDRYATALEFKAALLAAMAPHRHAVETLPIGDTPVPSPSLAILEAEAAANEPSDVTPPLTWMARVHRRRPGASEVEVRCTELSKGGLFLCCSEPFPRLFTRLDFTLLLAGEEVECAGEVVRHVDSVQARAWGMSPGVGVQFINPSARLRELIHRVNPHRAGTPPAAPPEAHL; this is encoded by the coding sequence ATGCTCTGCGAGCTCTGTCTGTCAGACCATCCCGAGGACGTGCTGTGCGAGAACGTGCACTGGACGCAGGCGTCGCGCTCCACCCAGGAGGTGGAGCCGCCGCCGGTGGACCTCACCGGCCAGACGCTGGGCCACTACCGGCTGATGCGCCGGCTGGGCGCGGGCGGCATGGGCACGGTGTACCTCGCCGAGCAGACGCGCATCGGCGCGCGCGTGGCGGTGAAGGTGCTGCACCCGCACCTGGCCCAGGACGAGAGCCTGTGCGCGCGCTTCTACGCGGAGGCGCGCACCGTCAACGTCGTGGGCCACCCGCACATCGTCCACATCTTCGACATCAGCGAGGCGCCGGGCGGCATCCACTACTTCGTCATGGAGTACCTGGAGGGCGTGCCGCTGTCGCACCTGCCGAGGCCGGTGGACGCGGCGCAGCTGGTGCCGCTGCTCGCCCAGGCGTGTGACGCGCTGGACGCCGCGCACCGCTGCGGCGTGGTGCACAGGGACTTGAAGCCCGACAACCTCTTCGTGGTGCGGCACGCGACGGAGCCTCCCTCGCTGCGCGTGCTGGACTTCGGCGTGGCCAAGGCGCACCGTCCGGACAACGAGGACGTGACGGCGGCGGGAATCGTGCTGGGCACGCCCGCGTACATGGCGCCGGAGCAGTGGGCGGGACAGCCGGTGGACGGGCGCGCGGACATCTACGCGCTGGCGGTGACGGCGTACTACGTGGCCACCGGACAGCTCCCCTTCGAGCGCGGGCAGATGGCGGAGCTGGCGCTGGCCTCGGGGCCGGTGGGTCCGCTGCCGCCACACGTGCTGGTGCCGTCGATACCGCCCGCGCTGTCGGAGGTGCTGCTGCGCGCGCTGGCGCGCCGGTGCGAGGACCGCTACGCCACCGCGCTGGAGTTCAAGGCGGCGCTGCTCGCGGCGATGGCGCCGCACCGTCACGCGGTGGAGACGCTGCCCATCGGCGACACGCCGGTGCCCTCGCCGTCACTGGCGATACTGGAAGCGGAAGCGGCCGCGAACGAGCCGAGCGACGTCACCCCGCCGCTCACGTGGATGGCCCGGGTGCACCGCCGCCGCCCCGGCGCGAGCGAGGTGGAGGTGCGCTGCACGGAGCTGAGCAAGGGCGGCCTCTTCCTGTGCTGCTCGGAGCCCTTCCCGCGCCTCTTCACGCGCCTGGACTTCACGCTGCTGCTGGCCGGCGAGGAGGTGGAGTGCGCGGGCGAGGTGGTGCGCCACGTGGACTCCGTCCAGGCGCGCGCGTGGGGCATGTCCCCCGGCGTGGGCGTGCAGTTCATCAACCCCTCGGCGCGGCTGCGCGAGCTCATCCACCGCGTGAATCCCCACCGCGCGGGCACGCCTCCCGCCGCGCCCCCGGAAGCCCACCTCTGA
- a CDS encoding PAS domain S-box protein has translation MSLSPPSASLDARRVRVLDELMREVPFQLDAQGCLVWLGKPWERLTGMLVSRWMGRPLAEAFHPEDQERARLLLESAASQRSFAPREELRIEAAEGRGTRWVVLSARALPESPGEVVGTLADVTSRRQAEQAITTRERYLETMVEVQRRMMPHQLPLDLYGAVVEPLGHVSLASRVYVFEMHRAPDGTLLGSQRAEWCAPGIAPNLEDPEMHGLPLMEALHPYQAARLLRGDPVQGLPRDFPANLAAVVEAQGVRSVLLIPLRVHGQLFGVIGFDNCREARPWGPIEVNLLSGAAGALSLALEQRTDNALRVRTETTLRRTEAGVHLLIESFPDPVMVHVGDGVLLSVNPALVQYLGYREASELVGRHVLELVRPEDRNAAQLHLGQAMEGQRSARAVEMPLVRRDGEVVVADLVTLAVVVDGAPARVTVARDFTERKRTQAQLMLTDRMASMGLLAAGIAHELNNPLAYVLSNLDYLHGTVGPRARPLGHDELVECRQVLDDAREGAERMRQIVRQLRVFSRVDDTKEEAVDVHRVLDSVTQMAASTVRARAKLVKQYGDVPPVQGSEGKLFQVFLNLVINAAHAIEEGNSEGNEIRLVTYLDEGGRVVVVVRDTGSGIPPEHLRRIFDPFFTTKAAGVGTGLGLSICDTIVNGMGGHISVESSIGAGTIFRVALNVAPPKEPAGRPGV, from the coding sequence GTGAGCCTCTCGCCGCCCAGCGCCTCGCTCGACGCGCGGCGCGTGCGCGTGCTCGACGAGCTCATGCGCGAGGTGCCCTTCCAACTGGACGCGCAGGGCTGCCTCGTCTGGCTGGGCAAGCCGTGGGAGCGCCTCACCGGCATGCTCGTCTCCCGGTGGATGGGCCGCCCGCTGGCGGAGGCCTTCCACCCCGAGGACCAGGAGCGCGCCCGGCTGCTCCTGGAGTCCGCCGCCTCCCAGCGCAGCTTCGCCCCGCGCGAGGAGCTGCGCATCGAGGCCGCCGAGGGCCGGGGCACCCGCTGGGTGGTGCTCTCCGCCCGCGCCCTCCCGGAGTCGCCCGGCGAGGTGGTGGGTACGCTGGCGGATGTCACCTCGCGCCGGCAGGCCGAGCAGGCCATCACCACCCGCGAGCGCTACCTGGAGACCATGGTGGAGGTGCAGCGGCGGATGATGCCGCACCAGCTCCCCCTGGACCTCTACGGCGCCGTGGTGGAGCCGCTGGGCCACGTGTCCCTGGCCAGCCGCGTCTACGTCTTCGAGATGCACCGCGCGCCGGACGGCACGCTGCTGGGCTCACAGCGCGCGGAGTGGTGCGCGCCCGGCATCGCCCCCAACCTGGAGGACCCGGAGATGCACGGCCTCCCGCTGATGGAGGCGCTGCACCCGTACCAGGCGGCGCGGCTGCTCCGCGGAGACCCCGTGCAGGGCCTGCCCCGGGACTTCCCCGCCAACCTGGCCGCGGTGGTGGAGGCGCAGGGCGTGCGCTCCGTGCTGCTCATCCCGCTGCGCGTGCACGGGCAGCTCTTCGGCGTCATCGGCTTCGACAACTGCCGCGAGGCCCGGCCGTGGGGCCCCATTGAAGTCAACCTCTTGTCCGGCGCGGCCGGCGCCCTGTCGCTGGCGCTGGAGCAGCGCACGGACAACGCGCTGCGCGTGCGCACGGAGACGACGCTGCGGCGCACCGAGGCCGGCGTCCACCTGCTGATTGAGTCCTTCCCGGACCCCGTCATGGTGCACGTGGGCGACGGAGTGCTCCTGTCCGTCAACCCGGCGCTGGTGCAGTACCTCGGCTACCGCGAGGCCTCGGAGCTGGTGGGCCGCCACGTGCTGGAGCTGGTGCGGCCGGAGGACCGGAACGCGGCGCAGCTCCACCTGGGGCAGGCGATGGAGGGCCAGCGCTCGGCGCGCGCGGTGGAGATGCCGCTGGTGCGGCGCGACGGCGAGGTGGTGGTGGCGGACCTCGTCACGCTGGCCGTCGTCGTGGACGGCGCGCCCGCGCGGGTGACGGTGGCGCGCGACTTCACCGAGCGCAAGCGCACCCAGGCGCAGCTCATGCTCACCGACCGCATGGCCTCCATGGGCCTGCTCGCCGCCGGCATCGCGCACGAGCTGAACAACCCGCTCGCCTACGTCCTGTCCAACCTGGACTACCTCCACGGGACGGTCGGTCCGCGCGCGCGGCCGCTCGGCCATGATGAGTTGGTGGAGTGCCGCCAGGTGCTCGACGACGCCCGCGAGGGCGCCGAGCGCATGCGGCAAATCGTCCGCCAGCTCCGCGTCTTCTCCCGTGTGGATGACACGAAGGAGGAGGCGGTGGACGTGCACCGGGTGCTGGACTCGGTGACGCAGATGGCGGCCAGCACCGTGCGCGCCCGCGCGAAGCTGGTGAAGCAGTACGGCGACGTGCCCCCGGTGCAGGGCAGTGAGGGCAAGCTGTTCCAGGTGTTCCTCAACCTCGTCATCAACGCGGCGCACGCGATTGAGGAGGGCAACTCCGAGGGGAACGAAATCCGCCTCGTCACCTACCTGGACGAGGGCGGCCGCGTGGTGGTGGTGGTGCGTGACACCGGCAGCGGCATCCCCCCCGAGCACCTGCGCCGCATCTTCGACCCGTTCTTCACCACCAAGGCCGCGGGCGTGGGCACCGGCCTGGGACTGTCCATCTGCGACACCATCGTCAACGGAATGGGCGGTCACATCTCCGTGGAGTCCTCGATAGGGGCGGGCACCATCTTCCGCGTGGCGCTGAATGTCGCCCCGCCGAAGGAGCCGGCGGGCCGGCCGGGCGTGTGA
- a CDS encoding neutral/alkaline ceramidase has product MRTPHVGLQARLSLVLALVLATAAGAASPASPPPSQGTGAGLTGACAGQQRFLIGAGTGDITGPAAEVGMMGYGKVEQQTAGIHQRLRSRAFVIASPCNGKRVAFVSADLGMVFQGVKQQVLEKLRARFGDRYTDDNVLLSATHTHSGPGGFSHYTLYNLTTFGYVPQNFDAIVSGIVTSIVRADSRLAEGTLRMATGDLLGASRNRSPEAYRLNPAAERARYASDVDTRMTLLRFTRTDGTEVGLINWFAVHATSMGNDNTLISGDNKGLASYLFEGEHGERPRGGGARFVAAFANSNEGDVTPNILGGTDGGGVDDFEDTEISASRQYEFAARLWATANAPLTGGVDYRHTYVKLDSVDVAPAFADGTPRRTCTAAIGLSMIAGAEDGPGFGTEGASCAAIHDLWSQFTCAVVTTPCQAEKPIVLEMGSLRPYPWSPDVLPLQIVTVGNLALVAVPFELTTMSGRRLRRTVQERLAPLGVTEVVIAGLANDYSGYVTTREEYAAQAYEGASTHFGPWTLAALQQGFDALAVALRDGQPVPPGPTPRDLRYSQLSFQPGVVFDDKLLWVDFGDVVTDARASYSRGDTVSVTFWGGHPKNDLHLEGTYLRVQKLEPGGRWREVADDSDWDTRYRWRRENCVPTLACSHVTVEWDIPPDAEPGTYRLLHEGNWKSGWDGRVRPYSGASRPFTVK; this is encoded by the coding sequence ATGCGCACCCCCCATGTCGGGCTCCAGGCCAGGCTGTCACTCGTGCTCGCCCTCGTGCTCGCCACGGCGGCCGGGGCCGCCAGCCCCGCCTCTCCGCCTCCTTCTCAAGGGACGGGGGCCGGCCTGACGGGCGCGTGCGCGGGCCAGCAGCGCTTCCTCATTGGCGCCGGCACCGGCGACATCACCGGCCCCGCCGCCGAGGTGGGGATGATGGGCTACGGCAAGGTGGAGCAGCAGACGGCCGGCATCCACCAGCGCCTCCGCTCGCGCGCCTTCGTCATCGCCTCGCCGTGCAATGGCAAGCGCGTGGCCTTCGTCAGCGCCGACCTGGGCATGGTCTTCCAGGGCGTGAAGCAGCAGGTGCTGGAGAAATTGCGCGCGCGCTTCGGCGACCGCTACACGGACGACAACGTCCTCCTGAGCGCCACGCACACCCACTCCGGGCCGGGCGGCTTCTCGCACTACACGCTCTACAACCTGACGACGTTCGGCTACGTGCCGCAGAACTTCGACGCCATCGTCTCCGGCATCGTCACCTCCATCGTCCGCGCCGACAGCCGCCTCGCCGAGGGCACCCTGCGGATGGCCACCGGCGACCTGCTCGGCGCCAGCCGCAACCGCTCGCCGGAGGCCTACCGCCTCAACCCGGCCGCGGAGCGCGCGCGGTACGCGTCCGACGTGGACACGCGGATGACGCTCCTGCGCTTCACCCGCACGGACGGCACCGAGGTGGGCCTCATCAACTGGTTCGCCGTGCACGCCACGTCCATGGGCAACGACAACACGCTCATCAGCGGCGACAACAAGGGCCTGGCCTCGTACCTCTTCGAGGGCGAGCACGGCGAGCGGCCCCGGGGCGGTGGCGCCCGCTTCGTGGCCGCCTTCGCCAACTCCAACGAGGGTGACGTCACGCCCAACATCCTCGGCGGCACCGACGGCGGCGGCGTTGATGACTTCGAGGACACGGAGATTTCCGCCAGCCGCCAGTACGAGTTCGCCGCGCGGCTGTGGGCCACCGCCAACGCGCCCCTCACCGGCGGCGTGGACTACCGCCACACCTACGTGAAGCTGGACTCGGTGGATGTGGCGCCGGCCTTCGCGGACGGCACGCCGCGCCGCACCTGCACCGCGGCCATTGGCCTGTCCATGATAGCGGGCGCGGAGGACGGGCCGGGCTTCGGCACCGAGGGCGCTTCGTGCGCCGCCATCCACGACCTCTGGAGCCAGTTCACCTGCGCCGTCGTCACCACGCCGTGCCAGGCGGAGAAGCCCATCGTGTTGGAGATGGGCAGCCTGCGCCCGTACCCGTGGTCGCCGGACGTGCTGCCGCTGCAAATCGTCACCGTGGGCAACCTCGCGCTGGTGGCGGTGCCCTTCGAGCTCACCACCATGTCCGGCCGCCGGCTGCGGCGCACGGTGCAGGAGCGGCTCGCGCCCCTGGGCGTGACGGAGGTGGTGATTGCCGGGCTCGCCAATGACTACTCGGGCTACGTCACCACGCGTGAGGAGTACGCGGCCCAGGCCTACGAGGGCGCGTCCACGCACTTCGGCCCGTGGACGCTGGCCGCGCTCCAGCAGGGCTTCGACGCGCTCGCCGTGGCGCTGCGCGACGGGCAGCCCGTGCCGCCGGGGCCCACGCCCCGCGACTTGCGCTACTCGCAGTTGAGCTTCCAGCCCGGCGTGGTGTTCGACGACAAGCTGCTGTGGGTGGACTTCGGCGACGTCGTCACCGACGCGCGCGCGTCCTACTCGCGGGGCGACACGGTGAGCGTCACCTTCTGGGGCGGGCACCCGAAGAATGACTTGCACCTGGAGGGCACCTACCTGCGCGTGCAGAAGCTGGAGCCGGGCGGCCGCTGGCGCGAGGTGGCGGACGACAGCGACTGGGACACGCGCTACCGGTGGCGCCGTGAGAACTGCGTGCCCACGCTGGCGTGCTCGCACGTCACCGTGGAGTGGGACATTCCTCCGGACGCCGAGCCGGGCACGTACCGGCTCCTCCACGAGGGGAACTGGAAGTCCGGCTGGGACGGGCGCGTGCGGCCGTACTCCGGCGCGTCGCGGCCCTTCACCGTGAAGTAG
- a CDS encoding acyltransferase translates to MDLDARRREQHKLRLSWMPWLYFSLKPRHREWAEAWQREVQQRFRELETVEIAEGCFIAPEARIFAEPGRTVSIGPGCSIAADVFLHGPVTLGPGVSINARASLDGGAAGIRIGEGSRIATGATLYAFDHGLAPDRPVREQPVTSKGIVLGADVWVGANAGITDGVNVGDHAVVAMGAVVTRDVPAWSIVGGVPARVMGDRRLRPRSGARGGWEPEDGK, encoded by the coding sequence GTGGACCTGGACGCACGCCGCCGCGAGCAGCACAAGCTCCGGCTCTCCTGGATGCCGTGGCTCTACTTCTCCCTCAAGCCCCGCCACCGCGAGTGGGCGGAAGCCTGGCAGCGCGAAGTCCAACAACGCTTCCGTGAGCTGGAGACGGTGGAAATCGCCGAGGGCTGCTTCATCGCTCCGGAGGCCCGCATCTTCGCCGAGCCCGGCCGCACCGTGTCCATAGGCCCCGGCTGCAGTATCGCCGCCGACGTCTTCCTCCACGGCCCCGTGACGCTCGGCCCCGGCGTCAGCATCAACGCCCGGGCCAGCCTGGACGGCGGCGCCGCCGGCATCCGCATCGGCGAGGGCAGTCGCATCGCCACCGGCGCCACCCTCTACGCCTTCGACCATGGGCTCGCGCCGGACCGGCCCGTGCGCGAGCAGCCCGTCACCTCGAAGGGCATCGTCCTCGGCGCGGACGTCTGGGTGGGCGCCAATGCCGGAATCACAGACGGAGTCAACGTGGGAGACCACGCCGTGGTGGCCATGGGGGCCGTTGTCACCCGGGACGTGCCCGCCTGGTCCATCGTCGGAGGGGTGCCCGCTCGCGTCATGGGGGACCGGCGACTGCGCCCTCGCTCGGGTGCTCGCGGTGGGTGGGAGCCTGAAGACGGAAAGTGA
- a CDS encoding DUF488 domain-containing protein, with protein MTHALPKRAWGWGRAHVFAVGHSTRTADELVAMLEAHGVRGLADIRTVPRSRTNPQFNLDTFGRTLRRVDIHHVHLARLGGLRRPRKDSPNTAWRNRSFQGYADYMQTEEFAHGLEELRVLTREGPVALMCAEALRWRCHRSLVADALWARGVVVQHILSATRTEPHHLTAFAKVRGKQVLYPGSPDEAKLRPEADEHAAHV; from the coding sequence ATGACACATGCCTTGCCGAAGCGGGCCTGGGGCTGGGGCCGGGCCCACGTCTTCGCGGTGGGTCACTCCACGCGCACGGCGGACGAGCTGGTGGCCATGCTGGAGGCACACGGCGTGCGGGGGCTCGCGGACATCCGCACGGTGCCGCGCTCGCGCACGAATCCGCAGTTCAACCTGGACACCTTCGGGCGGACGCTGCGGCGGGTGGACATCCACCACGTGCACCTGGCCCGGCTCGGCGGGCTGCGGCGGCCCCGGAAGGACTCGCCCAACACGGCGTGGCGCAACCGCAGCTTCCAGGGGTACGCGGACTACATGCAGACGGAGGAGTTCGCGCACGGGCTGGAGGAACTGCGCGTGCTGACTCGCGAAGGGCCGGTGGCCCTGATGTGCGCGGAGGCGCTGCGCTGGCGCTGCCATCGCTCGCTGGTGGCGGATGCACTGTGGGCGCGGGGCGTGGTGGTGCAGCACATCCTGAGCGCCACGCGCACCGAGCCGCACCATCTCACCGCCTTCGCGAAGGTGCGGGGCAAGCAGGTGCTGTACCCCGGCTCACCGGACGAGGCGAAGCTGCGGCCCGAGGCCGACGAGCACGCCGCACACGTCTAG
- a CDS encoding DNA ligase: MADIADGQQVELQGSGSKPYILKNTGGVYSCNCPAWRNQSIAIERRTCKHLRKVRGDAAEDARTGGTSTAPAAKPAAKAKKAGDSAESSESAEAESKDKAPPLLLAHSWENDVDLTDWWMSEKLDGVRAYWDGKRFWSRLGNEFFAPAWFTAGLPDFPLDGELFGGRKRFQRTVSIVRRQDRGNDWKELFFVAFDAPSVDAAFEQRLEHCRKWMEDAKPAYAKWHEHVRCKGTPHLREELERVEGLGGEGLMLRKPGSRYEAGRSHTLLKVKSFKDDEARVVGHVAGAGRHKGRLGALEVELRNGKRFSVGTGLSDAEREAPPAVGTVITFRYQELSDDGVPRFPSYVGVRIDAAPFAAPAKGRSKARA, from the coding sequence ATGGCGGACATCGCGGACGGCCAGCAGGTGGAGCTCCAGGGTTCAGGCTCCAAGCCCTACATCCTCAAGAACACCGGCGGCGTGTACTCGTGCAACTGCCCCGCCTGGCGCAACCAGTCCATCGCGATTGAGCGCCGCACCTGCAAGCACCTGCGCAAGGTGCGCGGCGACGCGGCCGAGGACGCGCGCACCGGTGGCACCAGCACCGCTCCCGCCGCGAAGCCCGCGGCGAAGGCGAAGAAGGCCGGCGACTCGGCGGAGTCTTCCGAGTCCGCGGAGGCCGAATCCAAGGACAAGGCGCCGCCGCTGCTGCTCGCGCACTCGTGGGAGAACGACGTCGACCTCACCGACTGGTGGATGAGCGAGAAGCTCGACGGCGTGCGCGCGTACTGGGACGGCAAGCGCTTCTGGTCGCGCCTGGGCAACGAGTTCTTCGCGCCCGCGTGGTTCACCGCGGGACTGCCGGACTTCCCGCTCGACGGCGAGCTGTTCGGCGGCCGCAAGCGCTTCCAGCGCACGGTGAGCATCGTCCGCCGGCAGGACCGCGGCAACGACTGGAAGGAGCTCTTCTTCGTCGCCTTCGACGCGCCGTCGGTGGACGCCGCTTTCGAGCAGCGGCTGGAGCACTGCCGCAAGTGGATGGAGGACGCGAAGCCCGCGTACGCGAAGTGGCACGAGCACGTGCGCTGCAAGGGCACGCCGCACCTGCGCGAGGAATTGGAGCGCGTGGAGGGGCTCGGCGGTGAGGGCCTCATGCTGCGCAAGCCGGGCTCGCGCTACGAGGCGGGGCGCTCGCACACGCTGCTGAAGGTGAAGAGCTTCAAGGACGACGAGGCGCGCGTGGTGGGCCACGTGGCCGGCGCGGGCCGGCACAAGGGCCGCCTGGGCGCGCTGGAGGTGGAGCTGCGCAACGGCAAGCGCTTCAGCGTGGGCACCGGCTTGTCGGACGCGGAGCGCGAGGCGCCTCCGGCCGTCGGCACCGTCATCACCTTCCGCTACCAGGAGCTCTCCGACGACGGCGTGCCCCGCTTCCCCTCGTACGTGGGCGTGCGCATCGACGCGGCCCCCTTCGCCGCTCCCGCGAAGGGCAGGTCCAAGGCCCGCGCGTAA